The Shewanella zhangzhouensis genome has a window encoding:
- a CDS encoding PfaB family protein: MSVKTPPLRLALCRVQRCPADALRVTANEPDWHALIDKAQKGSTIALGVDGTLLMLPALEAAKQRLHPLALLQALGSGKNAIHTALAQAGRAPADAEILFEPVTLECVIRHAEQLASRTHPVYGSYWSHPRYQARVVALVNTPDQSSNDQSSADEASSKLASGETLVLTQGSARLTLGLNGPEAAPTSPNTQVQSALPWLLPLALPSADWSHIQRRLTQVQASLNALKDDSAKGRAALAKLIADAFDEMTPGCRALVLVGDSAKALAAEAAALSWRIAESLRDDIELVTPAGSVFAPSPATANGLAFVYPGVGVASASMLSSLHLRFADSFDALDQESREHGLDGLNALLQPRELEDNPSLAEQAVAGVGASYLMARVLMTELGIKPALALGYSMGEAAMVASHGLWQDPFAMAQDTLSSELFNEQISGELKAVRALWQLDEESADDNPAPKATKSRSRKKAASSALNWQSAVVRLSADDIRPHLADFPRVSIAIAQGPSTVLAGDETELKRLCKTLGKRPLTTGLVTAMHTPAAAAIKAQLQAFYLRPLAALSSEARAALPMMLSAGADAPLLFADKPETDTVSDDASEAVSEAIAEAIATTFSEPLDFTALVLRAAKGGARLFVEVGAGRQTSGIIQAIADARLMRLSAHPCDGQDGKALQKTLARLIAHSIPMNLSRLRPVEADAPRSAQETTP; this comes from the coding sequence ATGTCAGTGAAGACGCCCCCCCTGAGACTGGCGCTGTGCCGGGTGCAACGCTGCCCGGCCGATGCCTTGAGGGTTACCGCCAACGAACCCGATTGGCACGCCCTGATTGATAAGGCGCAAAAGGGTTCAACAATCGCTCTGGGTGTAGATGGCACCCTGCTGATGCTGCCGGCACTGGAGGCCGCCAAACAGCGCCTGCACCCGCTGGCACTGCTGCAGGCGCTGGGTTCGGGCAAAAATGCCATTCACACCGCCCTCGCCCAGGCCGGGCGCGCCCCGGCGGATGCAGAAATCCTCTTTGAACCCGTTACGCTGGAGTGCGTTATCCGCCACGCGGAGCAACTGGCCAGCCGCACCCATCCGGTATACGGCAGCTATTGGAGCCACCCACGTTATCAGGCGCGGGTGGTGGCGCTGGTGAACACCCCGGACCAGAGCAGTAACGACCAGTCCAGTGCAGACGAAGCAAGCAGCAAGTTGGCCAGCGGCGAAACCCTGGTACTTACCCAGGGCTCGGCGCGGCTGACGCTGGGTCTCAATGGCCCTGAAGCAGCCCCCACCAGCCCCAACACACAAGTGCAAAGTGCGCTGCCCTGGCTGCTGCCACTGGCGCTGCCCAGTGCCGACTGGTCCCATATTCAACGGCGCCTCACCCAGGTGCAGGCAAGCCTCAATGCCCTCAAGGATGACTCGGCCAAAGGCCGGGCGGCGCTGGCCAAACTCATTGCCGATGCCTTCGATGAAATGACCCCGGGCTGCCGGGCGCTGGTGCTGGTTGGCGACAGTGCCAAGGCCCTGGCCGCCGAGGCCGCCGCCCTCTCGTGGCGGATAGCCGAAAGCCTGCGGGACGACATTGAACTGGTCACCCCTGCAGGCAGTGTGTTTGCCCCAAGCCCGGCCACGGCCAACGGGCTCGCCTTCGTTTACCCCGGTGTGGGCGTGGCTTCGGCGTCCATGCTTTCAAGCCTGCACCTGCGCTTTGCCGACAGTTTTGATGCCCTGGATCAGGAAAGCCGCGAGCACGGACTCGACGGTCTCAATGCCCTGCTGCAGCCAAGAGAGCTGGAGGATAACCCCAGCCTCGCCGAACAGGCGGTGGCAGGTGTGGGCGCCAGCTATCTGATGGCAAGGGTGCTGATGACAGAGCTTGGTATCAAGCCCGCCCTCGCCCTTGGCTACTCCATGGGCGAAGCCGCCATGGTGGCGAGCCATGGTCTGTGGCAAGACCCCTTTGCCATGGCGCAGGACACCCTCAGCAGCGAGCTCTTCAATGAGCAGATCTCAGGGGAGCTCAAGGCAGTGCGTGCCCTGTGGCAGCTGGATGAGGAATCAGCGGACGACAACCCGGCCCCCAAGGCCACCAAATCCCGCTCCCGTAAAAAAGCCGCCAGCAGCGCGCTCAACTGGCAAAGTGCCGTGGTCAGGCTCAGCGCAGACGACATACGCCCCCATCTGGCAGACTTCCCCCGGGTCAGCATTGCCATCGCCCAGGGGCCAAGCACTGTGCTTGCCGGAGACGAAACCGAGCTTAAGCGCCTGTGCAAGACCCTTGGCAAACGGCCGCTCACCACGGGGCTGGTTACCGCCATGCACACCCCGGCCGCCGCCGCTATCAAGGCGCAGCTGCAGGCATTTTATCTGCGCCCACTGGCGGCACTGTCCAGCGAGGCCAGGGCAGCGTTGCCTATGATGCTGAGCGCAGGCGCCGATGCGCCGCTGCTGTTTGCTGATAAGCCCGAGACCGATACAGTCTCCGATGATGCCTCCGAGGCTGTTTCCGAGGCCATTGCCGAAGCCATCGCCACCACCTTCAGCGAGCCGCTGGACTTTACCGCCCTGGTGCTTCGCGCCGCCAAGGGCGGTGCCAGACTCTTTGTGGAAGTGGGTGCCGGGCGGCAAACCAGTGGCATCATTCAGGCCATTGCCGATGCCCGCCTGATGCGCCTCAGCGCCCACCCCTGCGATGGACAGGATGGCAAGGCGCTGCAAAAGACCCTGGCGCGCCTGATTGCCCACAGTATTCCCATGAATTTATCCCGCCTGCGCCCTGTCGAAGCAGATGCGCCGCGCTCCGCCCAAGAGACAACGCCTTGA
- a CDS encoding type I polyketide synthase, protein MSESKTQDAQDLRLNKRLKDTPIAIVGMASLFANSRYLNDFWDLICDKIDAITEVPADRWQIDDYFDADKRSADKSYCKRGGFIPPVNFNPMEFGLPPNILELTDSAQLLSLIVAKEVLEDAGVSEASGHDRDKIGITLGIGGGQKISQSLNARLQYPVLKKVFRESGISDADSEMLIRKFQDQYIHWEENSFPGSLGNVIAGRIANRFDLGGMNCVVDAACAGSLAAIRMALTELTEGRADMMLTGGACTDNSAYMYMSFSKTPAFTVDEQIKPFDADSKGMMIGEGIGMVALKRLEDAERDGDKIYAVIKGVGASSDGKFKSIYAPRPEGQAKALRRAYDDAGFPAHTLGLMEAHGTGTAAGDVAEFSGLSLVMGESSDETQHIALGSIKSQVGHTKSTAGTAGLIKAALALHHKVLPPTINVNKPNPKLNIEASPFYLSTETRPWLPRPDGTPRRAAVSSFGFGGTNFHLVMEEYQRDHDRKPYRLRATQVPLLFAATTREALCDELKALSERLSTSEETFETLTAPFTLKGEAPKAEWPRLGVVAADAKALKACLDDAIARLATPSDDWHTPDMSFRAQAMAKQAKVAALFAGQGSQYLGMGGELAMLYPEMRAEFIAADEVFHQRGYPGRHGSGELSSRVFPIPKFDADARKQDEAALTNTRIAQSAIGVVSMGQFEILKAAGLTPDAVAGHSFGELSALRAAGVIDQASYYRLAFARGDAMASVPEGKDAGTMAAVILPDAGHRSTLDTLLAQHESVVIANHNSPTQLVLAGPTDAVKQLVQALADKGIRAIALPVSGAFHTPLVGHAHAPFAKAIDKETFSVASAVLYANASGDKRPTDGKSLKQSLKAQMLEQVQFESQIESLYRDGVRVFIEFGPKNTLSRLVDAILGERAKECLILSLDAQAALSQGRADSKLKLAAVELATAGFAITNPDPYREQLSHRAMPKSPLTVKLSASNYLSPATAARMQASLKDGQVSKQTQIVEKIVEKTQYIPQANPVQPTAAAQASNESHPAQGAASPVAPTQLAGASVTGASVTATGTLEALFAAQQQLAALHQQFLTIPAQYGEGVQSLMQKQLELASAGLPVPAATERALELFHQHQADTLKIHSDFMRAQAIGSEQMLSALSGQTLVSQTPTATVTQPAAPVYSAAFAAPVTAAAPVTAAAPVTAATVTPAPVAQAPVAQAPVAPAAVAPATETVAAKAATTAASQIQDIMLQVVAAKTGYPTEMLDLSMDMEADLGIDSIKRVEILGTVQDELPSLPELDAATLAECRTLADIVAYMHAVANAHSVAGTSGPAAEAAPAVQAAPSATAAATEVAGSDITAVMLQVVAAKTGYPTEMLDLSMDMEADLGIDSIKRVEILGTVQDELPSLPELDAATLAECRTLEDIVAYMHSVAGTTAPAAEAAPAVHAAQAPVSATASGDITAVMLKVVADKTGYPAEMLDLAMDMEADLGIDSIKRVEILGTVQDELPSLPELDAATLAECRTLADIVAYMHSMTGAAEAPVSQAPAQGSNQAIHSSHDITAVMLNVVADKTGYPAEMLELAMDMEADLGIDSIKRVEILGTVQDALPTLPEIDPSTLAECRTLGDIIACYSQDGAKETSLDSKVAVQQTAADADTGTEVEVDIAVSALAAAQDIVATASDAASDRAAAVPAAAAGATLPAPTPQQVLDTMLTVVAEKTGYPVEMLDLAMDMEADLGIDSIKRVEILGTVQERLPGLAEVDAATLAECRTLGQIVESFSLPNQFVGTDASAATELAPHTGVALKKLPAADRLEAASAAELFAANGRVIIIDDGHNAGVLAGRLDAKGLAVTVVRSDSLGHQSVLDASIDARTLSQEGDMDTEIQSLLKELEPVSAFIHLQPVMAADEGAASGKTVARFSDEAFSQVSLAFLFAKHLAADFAANGAHRRAFITTARMDGKLGLSGADVELNQGALFGLTKTLAQEWPHAHCRALDVAAQLDATALADAVIDALYGADDLLEWGIAADGRFGALATDAQQISAKTTLISTDKILVTGGAKGVTLDCALALAARTQAHFILAGRSKALCLNEFPVWARGVAATELKQAAIQELLAGGKRPTPREVDALIAPLASALEIQQALQAFSDLGASAEYLSMDVSSAESIANALGPIQALAPVTGLIHGAGVLADKFIQDKTLDELKRVAGTKVEGLKGLLANLDELKLVALFSSAAGFYGNRGQSDYAMANEILNKAAHRLAHARPDCRVVAFDWGPWDGGMVTDSLKKMFQERGVYVIPRPLGAALFAEAVLGRAESQILVGSSMQGNADQAGANLKKPDGHSGITLGRTLRRQQLAILEDHQIGGNAVLPTVCALEWMQAAATRHFGGQWQPHDYRLLKGVVFDSDEKALTMVLSVTDTGLSALISCDGRPQYEARLEAPSPLSLPAEALAADIGQSSDKPVATGKQLYLDGALFHGPALQMMGDVSWFDDKGLGCSVTLPANTLSTNAEPGQAAIVQQDALLQALLVWARLKYDAASLPASLGRAVQHLELAPGEQGQLRLWVKSHSSRQLCADVALYNAQGQLASAMEGVKVTISKSLNQAFLSAKGQES, encoded by the coding sequence ATGAGCGAGTCCAAGACTCAGGACGCGCAGGATCTGCGCCTTAACAAGCGTCTCAAGGACACCCCCATTGCCATCGTCGGCATGGCGAGTCTCTTTGCCAACAGTCGTTATCTGAACGATTTTTGGGATCTTATCTGCGACAAAATCGACGCCATCACAGAGGTACCCGCCGATCGCTGGCAGATTGATGACTACTTCGACGCCGATAAACGCTCAGCGGACAAGAGCTACTGCAAACGCGGTGGCTTTATCCCACCAGTCAACTTCAACCCCATGGAGTTTGGCCTGCCGCCCAATATTCTGGAGCTCACCGATAGCGCCCAGCTGCTGTCGCTGATTGTGGCCAAAGAAGTACTGGAAGACGCGGGCGTCAGCGAAGCCTCCGGCCACGATCGCGATAAAATCGGCATTACCCTGGGCATTGGCGGCGGCCAGAAAATCAGCCAGAGCCTCAATGCCCGGCTGCAATATCCGGTGCTGAAAAAAGTCTTTCGCGAGAGCGGTATCAGCGATGCCGACAGCGAGATGCTGATTCGCAAGTTTCAGGACCAATACATCCACTGGGAAGAAAACTCCTTCCCGGGGAGTCTGGGCAACGTGATTGCCGGGCGCATTGCCAACCGTTTTGATTTGGGCGGCATGAACTGCGTGGTGGATGCTGCCTGCGCAGGCTCCCTCGCTGCTATCCGCATGGCCCTTACCGAGCTGACCGAGGGCCGCGCCGATATGATGCTCACCGGCGGCGCCTGTACCGACAACTCGGCTTACATGTACATGAGCTTCTCCAAAACCCCGGCCTTCACCGTGGATGAGCAAATCAAGCCCTTCGACGCCGACTCCAAGGGCATGATGATTGGCGAAGGTATCGGCATGGTGGCCCTAAAGCGCCTCGAAGATGCCGAGCGGGACGGCGATAAAATTTATGCCGTCATCAAAGGGGTTGGCGCCTCCAGCGACGGCAAGTTCAAGAGTATTTACGCCCCGCGGCCCGAGGGTCAGGCCAAGGCGCTGCGCCGCGCTTACGATGATGCCGGATTCCCGGCCCATACCCTGGGTCTGATGGAAGCCCACGGCACAGGCACGGCCGCCGGGGATGTGGCCGAGTTTTCCGGTCTGAGTCTCGTGATGGGCGAAAGCAGCGACGAAACCCAGCACATTGCCCTGGGCTCCATCAAGTCGCAGGTGGGCCACACCAAGTCAACAGCAGGCACCGCCGGGCTTATCAAGGCTGCACTGGCACTGCACCACAAGGTGTTGCCGCCCACCATCAATGTGAACAAGCCCAATCCCAAGCTCAATATCGAAGCTTCGCCCTTTTATCTCTCCACCGAAACCCGTCCCTGGCTGCCGCGCCCCGACGGTACGCCGCGCCGCGCAGCGGTAAGCTCCTTTGGCTTTGGTGGCACCAATTTCCATCTGGTGATGGAAGAATATCAGCGCGACCACGACCGCAAGCCCTATCGTTTGCGCGCCACCCAGGTGCCGCTGCTGTTTGCCGCCACCACCCGCGAGGCGCTCTGCGACGAGCTCAAGGCTCTCAGTGAGCGTCTTTCAACCAGCGAAGAAACCTTCGAAACCCTGACCGCCCCTTTCACCCTCAAGGGCGAAGCCCCCAAGGCCGAATGGCCGCGTCTGGGAGTTGTGGCCGCCGATGCAAAGGCCCTGAAAGCCTGTTTGGACGATGCCATAGCAAGGCTTGCCACCCCATCAGATGACTGGCACACCCCGGACATGAGCTTCCGCGCCCAGGCCATGGCGAAACAGGCCAAGGTCGCGGCCCTCTTTGCCGGTCAGGGCAGCCAGTATCTCGGAATGGGGGGCGAGCTTGCCATGCTCTACCCCGAGATGCGCGCCGAATTTATTGCCGCCGATGAGGTTTTCCACCAGCGCGGATATCCGGGCCGTCATGGCAGTGGCGAGCTTTCAAGCCGCGTGTTCCCCATTCCCAAGTTCGATGCCGATGCCCGCAAGCAAGACGAAGCGGCACTCACCAATACCCGCATAGCCCAAAGCGCCATTGGCGTTGTCAGCATGGGCCAGTTTGAAATCCTCAAGGCCGCCGGGTTAACCCCGGATGCGGTGGCAGGACACAGCTTTGGCGAGCTTTCTGCCCTGCGCGCCGCCGGTGTGATTGACCAGGCCAGTTACTATCGCCTTGCCTTTGCCAGAGGCGATGCCATGGCATCAGTCCCTGAAGGCAAGGACGCAGGCACCATGGCGGCGGTGATCCTGCCGGATGCCGGCCACAGAAGCACCCTGGACACATTGCTTGCCCAGCACGAATCCGTGGTAATTGCCAATCACAACAGTCCCACCCAGCTGGTGCTGGCAGGTCCCACAGACGCGGTTAAGCAGCTGGTGCAGGCACTTGCCGACAAGGGCATTCGCGCCATAGCACTGCCGGTGTCAGGCGCCTTCCACACCCCTTTGGTTGGCCATGCCCACGCACCTTTTGCCAAGGCCATCGACAAAGAAACCTTCAGCGTCGCCAGTGCCGTACTCTATGCCAATGCCTCTGGCGACAAACGTCCCACCGATGGCAAAAGCCTCAAGCAGAGCCTCAAGGCCCAGATGCTTGAGCAGGTGCAGTTTGAGTCGCAAATCGAAAGCCTCTACCGCGATGGTGTGCGGGTCTTTATTGAATTTGGCCCCAAGAACACCTTAAGCCGCCTGGTGGATGCCATCCTCGGCGAGCGGGCGAAGGAGTGCCTGATTCTGTCGCTGGATGCCCAGGCTGCTCTCAGTCAGGGCCGCGCCGACAGCAAGCTCAAGCTGGCGGCGGTTGAATTGGCCACCGCAGGATTTGCCATCACCAACCCTGACCCGTATCGCGAGCAGCTGTCACACAGAGCCATGCCGAAGTCGCCGCTTACGGTAAAACTCAGCGCCAGCAACTACCTGAGTCCGGCCACTGCCGCGCGCATGCAGGCCTCCCTCAAGGACGGCCAAGTCAGCAAACAAACCCAGATTGTCGAGAAAATCGTGGAAAAGACCCAATACATTCCCCAGGCCAATCCCGTCCAGCCCACTGCCGCTGCGCAGGCAAGCAATGAGAGCCACCCTGCCCAGGGTGCAGCCTCCCCGGTTGCCCCCACACAGCTTGCAGGAGCTTCGGTTACAGGAGCTTCGGTTACAGCAACCGGCACTCTGGAAGCACTGTTTGCCGCCCAGCAGCAACTGGCGGCCCTGCATCAGCAGTTTCTGACTATTCCTGCCCAATACGGCGAAGGGGTGCAGTCGCTGATGCAAAAGCAGTTGGAACTCGCCAGCGCCGGTCTGCCGGTCCCAGCCGCCACTGAGCGTGCACTGGAGCTCTTCCACCAGCATCAGGCCGACACCCTGAAGATCCACAGCGACTTTATGCGGGCTCAGGCCATCGGCAGTGAGCAGATGCTGAGCGCCCTCTCGGGGCAGACTCTCGTAAGCCAGACACCAACGGCCACTGTCACTCAGCCGGCTGCACCTGTGTATTCAGCTGCCTTTGCCGCACCTGTCACTGCCGCTGCGCCTGTCACTGCCGCTGCGCCTGTAACGGCCGCAACTGTGACTCCTGCACCTGTTGCCCAAGCACCTGTTGCCCAAGCTCCTGTAGCCCCTGCAGCAGTGGCCCCGGCGACAGAAACTGTGGCTGCCAAAGCTGCAACGACAGCGGCCTCACAAATTCAGGACATCATGCTGCAGGTGGTAGCCGCCAAGACAGGCTACCCCACTGAGATGCTGGATTTGTCCATGGATATGGAAGCGGACTTGGGTATCGACTCCATCAAGCGAGTGGAAATCTTAGGCACAGTGCAGGATGAATTGCCCTCGCTGCCTGAGCTGGATGCCGCGACGCTTGCCGAGTGCAGAACCCTGGCCGATATAGTCGCGTACATGCATGCAGTGGCGAATGCGCACAGCGTCGCGGGCACATCAGGCCCTGCAGCAGAAGCGGCTCCCGCAGTGCAAGCGGCGCCATCCGCCACTGCAGCCGCAACTGAAGTAGCAGGCAGCGATATCACCGCCGTGATGTTGCAGGTGGTGGCCGCCAAGACTGGCTACCCCACTGAAATGCTGGATTTGTCCATGGATATGGAAGCGGATTTGGGTATCGACTCCATCAAGCGGGTGGAAATCCTCGGCACTGTGCAGGATGAATTGCCCTCGCTGCCAGAGCTGGATGCCGCAACGCTTGCCGAGTGCCGCACCCTCGAAGATATAGTCGCCTACATGCACAGCGTGGCGGGCACCACAGCGCCTGCAGCAGAAGCTGCTCCCGCAGTGCACGCAGCGCAAGCGCCCGTGTCAGCAACTGCAAGCGGCGATATCACCGCCGTGATGCTGAAAGTAGTGGCCGACAAGACAGGTTATCCCGCCGAGATGCTGGATTTGGCCATGGACATGGAAGCAGATCTCGGTATCGACTCCATCAAGCGGGTGGAAATCCTCGGCACAGTGCAGGACGAGCTGCCTTCGCTGCCCGAGTTGGATGCCGCAACCCTCGCCGAGTGCCGCACCCTCGCCGATATAGTTGCCTACATGCACAGCATGACAGGCGCCGCCGAAGCCCCTGTGTCTCAGGCACCTGCGCAAGGGTCAAACCAGGCCATCCATAGCAGCCACGATATCACCGCTGTGATGCTGAACGTGGTCGCCGACAAAACAGGTTATCCCGCCGAGATGCTGGAACTTGCCATGGATATGGAAGCGGATCTGGGTATCGACTCCATCAAGCGGGTGGAAATTCTTGGCACAGTGCAGGATGCACTGCCAACCCTGCCGGAAATTGACCCCAGCACCCTCGCCGAATGCCGCACCCTGGGCGATATCATTGCCTGCTATTCACAGGACGGCGCAAAGGAAACCAGCCTCGACAGCAAGGTAGCAGTCCAGCAAACAGCGGCTGACGCGGACACGGGTACTGAAGTGGAAGTAGACATCGCCGTCTCCGCACTGGCGGCTGCCCAGGACATAGTTGCCACCGCTTCCGATGCAGCTTCCGATAGAGCCGCTGCCGTTCCTGCCGCAGCGGCTGGGGCAACACTGCCGGCCCCAACGCCACAACAAGTGCTGGACACCATGCTCACTGTGGTGGCCGAGAAAACCGGTTATCCGGTGGAGATGCTGGACCTGGCCATGGACATGGAAGCCGATCTGGGTATCGACTCCATCAAACGGGTAGAGATTTTAGGCACGGTGCAGGAGCGCCTGCCGGGTCTCGCCGAAGTGGATGCAGCCACCCTCGCCGAATGCCGCACCCTGGGGCAAATCGTCGAAAGCTTCTCCCTGCCAAATCAATTTGTGGGCACAGATGCCAGTGCAGCTACCGAGCTTGCCCCTCACACGGGGGTTGCCCTAAAAAAGCTGCCGGCGGCAGATAGACTCGAGGCCGCGTCGGCCGCAGAGCTGTTTGCCGCCAATGGTCGTGTCATCATCATCGATGATGGTCACAATGCCGGTGTACTGGCTGGCCGCCTCGATGCCAAAGGGCTGGCGGTCACTGTCGTTCGCAGCGACAGCCTGGGCCACCAGTCGGTATTGGATGCCAGCATAGACGCCCGTACGCTTTCCCAAGAGGGCGACATGGACACCGAAATCCAGTCGCTGCTCAAGGAGCTTGAGCCGGTGTCGGCCTTTATTCATCTGCAGCCTGTCATGGCCGCAGATGAAGGCGCTGCCAGCGGTAAGACGGTTGCCCGTTTCAGTGACGAGGCGTTTTCGCAGGTATCACTGGCGTTTTTGTTCGCCAAGCATCTGGCCGCGGACTTTGCCGCGAACGGCGCCCACAGACGCGCCTTTATCACAACTGCGCGCATGGACGGCAAACTGGGTCTGTCTGGTGCCGATGTGGAGCTGAATCAGGGTGCCCTCTTTGGCCTCACCAAAACCCTGGCCCAGGAGTGGCCCCATGCCCACTGCCGTGCGCTTGACGTCGCGGCACAGTTGGATGCCACCGCTCTGGCCGATGCCGTCATTGACGCCCTCTATGGCGCCGATGACCTGCTTGAATGGGGTATAGCTGCTGATGGTCGCTTCGGTGCTTTGGCAACCGATGCGCAGCAAATTTCAGCAAAAACAACGCTAATCAGCACAGATAAAATACTGGTGACCGGTGGTGCAAAAGGGGTAACCCTCGACTGCGCCCTGGCACTGGCCGCGCGTACCCAGGCCCACTTTATTCTGGCCGGACGCAGCAAGGCGCTCTGCCTCAATGAGTTCCCGGTTTGGGCAAGAGGGGTTGCGGCGACTGAGCTTAAGCAGGCTGCCATTCAGGAGCTGCTGGCCGGTGGCAAACGCCCCACGCCCAGGGAAGTGGATGCCCTGATTGCGCCCCTTGCCAGTGCCCTGGAAATCCAGCAGGCACTGCAAGCCTTCAGCGACCTGGGTGCCAGCGCCGAATACCTTTCCATGGACGTGTCATCGGCCGAGTCCATCGCCAACGCGCTTGGCCCCATACAGGCACTGGCGCCTGTTACAGGCCTTATCCACGGTGCAGGCGTACTCGCTGACAAGTTTATTCAGGACAAGACCCTGGATGAGCTCAAGCGGGTGGCAGGCACCAAGGTAGAGGGTCTTAAGGGCCTTCTGGCAAACCTTGATGAGCTGAAACTGGTGGCGCTCTTTTCCTCCGCCGCGGGTTTTTATGGCAACAGGGGCCAGAGCGACTACGCCATGGCCAATGAAATCCTCAACAAGGCCGCCCACCGTTTGGCCCACGCCAGGCCGGATTGCCGCGTGGTGGCCTTCGATTGGGGCCCATGGGATGGCGGCATGGTGACCGACAGCCTGAAAAAAATGTTCCAGGAGCGGGGCGTGTATGTCATCCCCCGGCCACTGGGTGCCGCCCTCTTTGCCGAGGCCGTGCTTGGCCGAGCCGAATCCCAGATTTTGGTGGGCTCCAGCATGCAGGGCAATGCAGACCAGGCAGGCGCCAACCTAAAAAAGCCTGATGGGCACAGCGGAATTACCCTCGGTCGCACCCTGCGCCGCCAACAACTGGCGATCCTTGAGGATCATCAGATTGGCGGTAACGCTGTGCTGCCCACCGTCTGTGCCCTGGAATGGATGCAAGCCGCTGCAACGCGCCACTTTGGTGGGCAGTGGCAGCCCCATGATTACCGACTGCTCAAGGGCGTGGTATTCGACAGCGATGAAAAAGCCCTGACCATGGTGCTGTCGGTGACAGACACAGGCCTGTCTGCGCTTATCAGCTGCGACGGCCGCCCCCAATACGAGGCAAGGCTTGAAGCCCCCAGCCCACTCTCATTGCCAGCCGAAGCCCTTGCTGCCGATATCGGGCAGTCGTCGGACAAGCCGGTTGCCACAGGGAAGCAGCTCTATCTGGATGGCGCCCTGTTTCATGGGCCTGCACTGCAGATGATGGGGGATGTGAGCTGGTTTGATGATAAAGGGCTTGGCTGCTCAGTGACGCTGCCTGCCAATACCCTGTCAACAAATGCCGAACCGGGACAGGCTGCCATTGTCCAGCAGGATGCCTTGCTGCAGGCGCTGCTGGTGTGGGCGCGGCTTAAATACGATGCCGCCAGCCTGCCGGCGAGCCTTGGGCGCGCGGTGCAACACCTCGAACTTGCCCCCGGTGAGCAGGGCCAGCTTCGCCTGTGGGTGAAGAGCCACTCATCGCGCCAGCTCTGTGCCGATGTCGCCCTCTATAATGCGCAGGGGCAGCTCGCCTCGGCGATGGAAGGGGTCAAAGTCACTATCAGCAAAAGCCTGAATCAGGCGTTTTTGTCGGCCAAAGGCCAGGAGAGTTAA
- a CDS encoding transcriptional regulator has protein sequence MSADKSAPPIKTGARHRNATTTVEMRRFIQESPLPVAELARLLNITPATVRKWKNRATVADSSNLPHHLNTTLTPVQEYVVVGLRYQLKLTLDKLLEVTQQHINPGVSRSGLARCLKRHGVSRLGDITPVDALPDKHFALLPVFRDSGTENYALNSHTLAQTLALPAEDEHTVVQVEAMHVPIEQDGSYSVLIGMATAHDWVYVDIYPDTEADAEFKAADRYMSHVLNQGPFQLKKLLARNYQTFLARFPDVRGAKTRKKTPERPAPTGVAQ, from the coding sequence ATGAGTGCGGATAAATCAGCGCCGCCAATCAAAACCGGCGCCAGGCACCGCAATGCCACCACCACGGTGGAGATGCGCCGTTTTATTCAGGAGTCGCCGCTGCCGGTGGCCGAACTCGCACGTTTGCTCAATATCACCCCGGCCACGGTGCGCAAGTGGAAAAACCGCGCCACGGTCGCAGACAGTTCCAATCTGCCCCACCATCTCAACACTACCCTGACCCCGGTGCAGGAGTACGTGGTCGTGGGGCTCAGATACCAGCTCAAGCTCACCCTGGATAAACTGCTCGAAGTCACCCAGCAGCATATCAATCCCGGCGTGTCCCGCTCGGGGCTGGCCCGTTGCCTCAAGCGCCACGGTGTATCGCGCCTGGGTGATATCACCCCCGTCGATGCCCTGCCAGACAAGCACTTTGCCCTGTTACCCGTGTTTCGTGACAGCGGCACCGAAAACTATGCCCTGAATAGCCACACCCTGGCCCAAACCCTGGCACTGCCCGCCGAAGACGAGCATACCGTTGTGCAAGTAGAAGCCATGCATGTGCCCATCGAACAGGACGGCTCATATTCGGTGCTGATTGGCATGGCCACTGCCCATGACTGGGTGTACGTGGATATTTACCCGGACACAGAGGCCGACGCCGAATTCAAGGCGGCCGACCGTTACATGAGCCATGTGCTCAATCAGGGGCCATTCCAGCTGAAAAAGCTGCTCGCCCGCAATTATCAAACCTTCCTGGCGCGCTTTCCCGATGTCCGCGGCGCCAAGACCCGCAAAAAGACGCCGGAACGCCCGGCGCCAACAGGAGTTGCCCAATGA